Proteins co-encoded in one Candidatus Nezhaarchaeota archaeon genomic window:
- the rrp4 gene encoding exosome complex RNA-binding protein Rrp4 gives MPIYLKDWDIAVPGELLAEGNYKVGQNVIRDGHRLYSTTVGVFRYTRGTISVVALSGPYIPKVGDLVIGEVIDIASLNYIVDIRAPHVAFLHVSEASSRQINLQEEDLRKLYDIGDMLLAKVSSFERALNPSLTCRERGLGKITRGQVLAIPPARVPRLIGRRHSMLNMIRSETGCEVVVGQNGYVWVVGKTPEDEELVMEAIKKIVEEAHVSGLTVRVMNMLRARKLKLKGATRSPEEGKEGF, from the coding sequence TTGCCCATCTACCTTAAGGACTGGGACATAGCCGTGCCAGGTGAGCTACTGGCTGAGGGGAACTACAAGGTAGGGCAGAACGTAATTAGAGACGGGCACAGGCTCTACTCGACGACAGTTGGTGTGTTTAGGTACACCAGAGGCACTATAAGCGTAGTGGCGCTTAGCGGCCCGTACATACCTAAGGTAGGGGACTTAGTTATAGGCGAGGTCATCGACATAGCCTCGCTAAACTACATAGTCGACATAAGGGCTCCGCACGTAGCATTCCTACACGTATCCGAGGCCTCCTCAAGGCAGATAAATCTGCAAGAAGAAGATCTGAGGAAACTCTATGACATAGGGGATATGCTGCTAGCCAAGGTATCCTCGTTTGAGAGGGCCCTCAACCCATCTCTGACTTGTCGAGAGAGGGGGCTGGGCAAGATAACGAGGGGCCAAGTGCTAGCCATCCCCCCGGCGAGAGTACCTCGCCTCATAGGGCGTAGGCACTCCATGTTAAATATGATAAGAAGCGAGACTGGCTGTGAGGTTGTAGTTGGACAGAACGGCTACGTCTGGGTTGTGGGAAAGACGCCTGAGGACGAGGAGCTAGTGATGGAGGCCATTAAGAAGATAGTAGAGGAGGCGCACGTAAGCGGGCTGACGGTGAGGGTGATGAACATGTTGAGGGCGAGGAAGCTTAAGCTCAAGGGCGCCACCCGTAGCCCTGAAGAAGGCAAGGAAGGTTTTTAA